A single Perognathus longimembris pacificus isolate PPM17 chromosome 17, ASM2315922v1, whole genome shotgun sequence DNA region contains:
- the Odad4 gene encoding outer dynein arm-docking complex subunit 4 — protein sequence MSEPEVEVFRSTFPSYMAEGERLYLCGEFSKAAQSFSNALHLQDGDKNCLVARSKCYLKMGELEKSLKDAEASLKTDPTFCKGILQKAETLYTMGDFEFALVFYHRGYKLRPDREFKVGIQKAQEAINNSVGSPSSIKLENKGDLSFLSKQAENMKAQQKPQPMKQPLYSPKIETKRKGSLKSEKTVRQLLGELYVDKEYLEKLLLDEELTKGTIKSGLTVEDLIMTGINYLDTRCNFWRQQKPIYARQRDRKLMQEKWLRDRKRRPSETARYILKSLEDIDMLLTSGSAEGSLQKAEKVLKKVLEWNKEEVPNKEELVGNLYSCIGNAQIELGQMVAALQSHRKDLEIAKENDLPDAKSRALDNIGRVFARVGKFQQAIDTWEEKIPLAKTTLEKTWLFHEIGRCYLELDQAWQAQNYGEKSQQYAEEEGDIEWQLNASVLVAQAQVKLRDFESAVNNFEKALERAKLVHNNEAQQAIISALDDANKGIIEELKKTNYRDMLKQRTEKEGLSLADLPTLTTAKDKELRKGRDETEDLVKQLSREQLGSEKETDDEESRNALQKAEAQKAQRVAIETTETSLEDSLLMDMGKKDARDIYKRSSDLDQNLAVEVTGKDSEVTKSPSYSRRETKVGKTRSKGEVRDPEDTE from the exons GCTCTTCACCTGCAGGATGGAGACAAGAACTGCCTGGTTGCCCGCTCAAAGTGCTACCTGAAGATGGGAGAGTTGGAGAAGTCCTTAAAGGATGCTGAAGCTTCACTGAAGACTGATCCAACTTTCTGCAAG GGGATTTTACAAAAGGCTGAGACACTGTACACCATGGGCGACTTTGAGTTCGCCTTGGTTTTCTATCATCGAGGCTACAAGCTGAGGCCTGATCGGGAATTCAAAGTGGGGATTCAGAAGGCCCAAGAAGCCATCAACAACTCCGTGGGAA GTCCTTCTTCAATAAAGCTGGAGAACAAAGGGGACCTCTCTTTCTTAAGCAAACAGGCAGAG aatatgaaaGCTCAGCAGAAACCTCAGCCTATGAAGCAGCCCTTATACAGCCCCAAGATAGAGACCAAGCGGAAGGGTTCACTCAAGAGTGAAAAGACTGTCCGCCAGCTGCTGGGAGAGCTCTACGTGGACAAGGAGTATTTGGAGAAGCTCCTGTTGGATGAAG AACTCACCAAAGGGACCATCAAGAGTGGCCTGACCGTGGAGGACCTCATCATGACGGGCATCAACTACCTGGACACCCGCTGCAACTTCTGGAGGCAGCAAAAGCCCATCTATGCCAGGCAGCGAGACCGGAAGCTGATGCAAGAGAAATGGCTGCGGGACCGTAAACGCCGTCCCTCGGAGACAGCCCGCTACATCCTCAAGAGCCTGGAGGACATCGACATGT TGCTGACCAGCGGCAGTGCCGAAGGGAGTCTCCAGAAGGCAGAGAAAGTGCTGAAGAAGGTACTGGAATGGAACAAAGAAGAGGTGCCCAACAAGGAAGAGCTGGTTGGGAACCTGTACAGCTGCATAGGGAATGCCCAGATTGAGCTGGGGCAGATGGTAGCAGCCCTGCAGAGCCACAGAAAGGACCTGGAGATCGCCAAGGAAAA TGACCTTCCTGATGCAAAATCAAGAGCCCTTGACAACATCGGCAGGGTTTTTGCCAGAGTTGGGAAATTCCAGCAAGCCATCGACAC GTGGGAAGAGAAGATTCCTCTGGCCAAAACCACCCTGGAAAAGACCTGGCTGTTTCATGAGATTGGCCGCTGTTACTTAGAGCTTGATCAGGCCTGGCAGGCCCAGAATTACGGTGAGAAGTCTCAGCAGTATGCGGAGGAAGAAGGGGACATCGAGTGGCAGCTGAATGCCAGCGTTCTGGTGGCACAGGCACAAG TGAAGCTCCGAGACTTCGAGTCAGCCGTGAACAACTTTGAGAAAGCCCTGGAGAGAGCGAAGCTGGTCCACAACAACGAGGCGCAGCAGGCCATCATCAGC GCCTTGGATGACGCCAACAAGGGCATCATCGAAGAGCTGAAGAAAACTAACTACAGGGACATGCTCAAGCAACGGACGGAGAAAG AGGGCCTATCATTGGCTGATCTGCCAACACTAACGACGGCAAAGGACAAGGAGTTGAGAAAAGGACGAGACGAGACGGAGGACTTGGTAAAGCAGTTGTCCAGAGAGCAGCTGGGGAGCGAGAAGGAGACAGACGATGAGGAAAGCAGGAACGCTCTGCAGAAAGCAGAAGCCCAAAAGGCCCAAAGGGTTGCCATTGAAACCACGGAAACCTCACTGGAAGACAGCCTGCTGATGGACATGGGCAAGAAAGACGCCAGGGACATCTACAAGAGGTCTTCAGATTTAGACCAGAACCTCGCAGTAGAAGTCACTGGAAAGGATTCAGAAGTAACAAAGAGCCCTTCATATAGCAGAAGAGAGACAAAAGTAGGGAAAACAAGAAGCAAAGGGGAAGTGAGAGACCCTGAAGATACCGAGTGA
- the LOC125365773 gene encoding 2',3'-cyclic-nucleotide 3'-phosphodiesterase isoform X2: MSSSGAKDKPELQFPFLQDEDTVAVLHQCKTLFILRGLPGSGKSTLARAIVDKYHDGTKMVSADAHKITPGSRGDFPDEYKQLDGELAAYCRRNIRVLVLDDTNHERERLEQLFEMADQYQYQVALVEPKTAWRLDCAQLKEKNQWQLSADDLKKLKPGLEKDFLPLYFGWFLTQKCSDTLRKAGQVFLEELGSHKAFKKELQHFISGDEHGKIELLSYFEKRPPGVLHCTTKFCDYGKAPGADEYAQQDVVKKSYMKAFTLTISALFVTPRTTGARVELSEQELQLWPNDVDKLLAESLPRGSRAHITLGCAADVEANQTGLDLLDIVRQEKGGSQGEEVGQLSRGKLYSLGKGCWMLNLAKKIEVKAIFTGYYGKGKLVPTHGSRKGGALQSCTII, translated from the exons ATGTCATCCTCGGGGGCCAAGGACAAGCCCGAGCTGCAGTTTCCCTTCCTTCAGGATGAGGACACGGTGGCCGTGCTGCACCAGTGCAAGACACTCTTTATCCTGCGGGGCCTGCCTGGCAGCGGCAAGTCCACCCTGGCTCGGGCCATCGTGGATAAGTACCACGATGGCACCAAGATGGTGTCTGCTGATGCGCACAAGATCACCCCAGGCAGCCGAGGAGATTTCCCGGATGAGTACAAGCAGCTGGACGGGGAGCTGGCTGCCTACTGCCGCCGGAACATACGAGTGCTTGTGCTGGATGACACCAACCATGAGCGGGAGCGGCTGGAACAGCTCTTCGAAATGGCCGACCAGTACCAGTACCAGGTGGCGTTGGTAGAACCCAAGACCGCGTGGAGACTGGACTGCGCCCAGCTCAAGGAGAAGAACCAGTGGCAGCTGTCGGCCGATGACCTGAAGAAGCTGAAGCCTGGCCTGGAGAAGGACTTCCTGCCACTCTACTTCGGCTGGTTCCTGACCCAGAAGTGCTCTGACACCCTACGCAAAGCTGGCCAGGTCTTCCTGGAGGAGCTGGGGAGCCACAAGGCCTTCAAGAAGGAGCTGCAACACT TTATCTCTGGGGATGAACACGGAAAGATCGAACTGCTCAGCTACTTTGAAAAGAGACCCCCAGGCGTGCTGCATTGCACAACCAAGTTCTGTGACTATGGGAAGGCCCCTGGGGCCGATGAATATGCCCAGCAGGAT GTGGTGAAGAAATCTTACATGAAGGCCTTCACACTGACCATTTCTGCCCTCTTTGTGACACCCAGGACAACAGGGGCCCGGGTGGAATTGAGTGAGCAGGAGCTGCAGTTGTGGCCAAATGATGTGGACAAGCTGTTAGCAGAGAGCCTGCCCCGGGGGAGCCGCGCTCACATCACCCTGGGCTGTGCGGCCGATGTGGAGGCCAACCAGACAGGCCTAGACCTCCTGGATATTGTGCGGCAGGAGAAGGGGGGCAGCCAAGGTGAGGAGGTGGGTCAGCTCTCCCGGGGCAAGCTCTATTCCTTGGGCAAAGGGTGTTGGATGCTGAACCTGGCCAAGAAGATCGAGGTCAAGGCCATCTTCACCGGTTACTACGGGAAGGGCAAACTTGTGCCCACACATGGCAGCCGGAAGGGGGGTGCCTTGCAGTCCTGCACCATCATATGA
- the LOC125365773 gene encoding 2',3'-cyclic-nucleotide 3'-phosphodiesterase isoform X1 — translation MNTSFSRKSHTFLPKIFFRKMSSSGAKDKPELQFPFLQDEDTVAVLHQCKTLFILRGLPGSGKSTLARAIVDKYHDGTKMVSADAHKITPGSRGDFPDEYKQLDGELAAYCRRNIRVLVLDDTNHERERLEQLFEMADQYQYQVALVEPKTAWRLDCAQLKEKNQWQLSADDLKKLKPGLEKDFLPLYFGWFLTQKCSDTLRKAGQVFLEELGSHKAFKKELQHFISGDEHGKIELLSYFEKRPPGVLHCTTKFCDYGKAPGADEYAQQDVVKKSYMKAFTLTISALFVTPRTTGARVELSEQELQLWPNDVDKLLAESLPRGSRAHITLGCAADVEANQTGLDLLDIVRQEKGGSQGEEVGQLSRGKLYSLGKGCWMLNLAKKIEVKAIFTGYYGKGKLVPTHGSRKGGALQSCTII, via the exons ATG AACACCAGCTTCTCCCGGAAGAGCCACACATTTCTGCCTAAGATCTTCTTTCGCAAAATGTCATCCTCGGGGGCCAAGGACAAGCCCGAGCTGCAGTTTCCCTTCCTTCAGGATGAGGACACGGTGGCCGTGCTGCACCAGTGCAAGACACTCTTTATCCTGCGGGGCCTGCCTGGCAGCGGCAAGTCCACCCTGGCTCGGGCCATCGTGGATAAGTACCACGATGGCACCAAGATGGTGTCTGCTGATGCGCACAAGATCACCCCAGGCAGCCGAGGAGATTTCCCGGATGAGTACAAGCAGCTGGACGGGGAGCTGGCTGCCTACTGCCGCCGGAACATACGAGTGCTTGTGCTGGATGACACCAACCATGAGCGGGAGCGGCTGGAACAGCTCTTCGAAATGGCCGACCAGTACCAGTACCAGGTGGCGTTGGTAGAACCCAAGACCGCGTGGAGACTGGACTGCGCCCAGCTCAAGGAGAAGAACCAGTGGCAGCTGTCGGCCGATGACCTGAAGAAGCTGAAGCCTGGCCTGGAGAAGGACTTCCTGCCACTCTACTTCGGCTGGTTCCTGACCCAGAAGTGCTCTGACACCCTACGCAAAGCTGGCCAGGTCTTCCTGGAGGAGCTGGGGAGCCACAAGGCCTTCAAGAAGGAGCTGCAACACT TTATCTCTGGGGATGAACACGGAAAGATCGAACTGCTCAGCTACTTTGAAAAGAGACCCCCAGGCGTGCTGCATTGCACAACCAAGTTCTGTGACTATGGGAAGGCCCCTGGGGCCGATGAATATGCCCAGCAGGAT GTGGTGAAGAAATCTTACATGAAGGCCTTCACACTGACCATTTCTGCCCTCTTTGTGACACCCAGGACAACAGGGGCCCGGGTGGAATTGAGTGAGCAGGAGCTGCAGTTGTGGCCAAATGATGTGGACAAGCTGTTAGCAGAGAGCCTGCCCCGGGGGAGCCGCGCTCACATCACCCTGGGCTGTGCGGCCGATGTGGAGGCCAACCAGACAGGCCTAGACCTCCTGGATATTGTGCGGCAGGAGAAGGGGGGCAGCCAAGGTGAGGAGGTGGGTCAGCTCTCCCGGGGCAAGCTCTATTCCTTGGGCAAAGGGTGTTGGATGCTGAACCTGGCCAAGAAGATCGAGGTCAAGGCCATCTTCACCGGTTACTACGGGAAGGGCAAACTTGTGCCCACACATGGCAGCCGGAAGGGGGGTGCCTTGCAGTCCTGCACCATCATATGA